GTGTCAAGGACGACGAGGGAATGACACCCTGATGGGGAACCATGGACGGGATGTGCTGAAGGGTGGTCGTAGCAGGGACCGGTTGGATGGCGGCCCAGGGACGGACGTCTGCAAGGGAAAGCACAAGCGCCGGTGCGAGCGATGACAGGAGTTCAGGGAAGCGGTATGTCCCGCTGACCCTCGCACCGGATTTAAGGGACCCGGCCCCGCCTCGAGCGGGGCCTTTTTTTTAAGGGAGGCCGTTCGCAGAGACGCGATGCGCGCGGGTGTTATGGAGGGCCGCGGAAATACCCGTAGAGCGTCGTCAGGCCGCCGATGAGGGCGAGCCCCGCGATGTAGAGGTCGGTCGCGCCTTCTTCGACGTCGATGCACATATCCTGATTCTCCGTCGGGCTCACGTAGTCCCAGAAGCCGAGGTAGGCCGCGAACAAGGATATTGCGGCCCCCACGGCGACGAGGCTCGGGAGCGGATGCGATCTCGGGTGGCGTGCGGGCATGGCGGTCACTCCCATTGGCACCAAAAGTAATGTTCACCGACAAGGTTCATTGCCCAGTAGGCAGTCAAGCCCGACTGGTAGTCAAGCTCGACAGGTCATCAAGCCCGCTGCGGCGTCCCGCGAGGGGCGGGCCCGTCGGGTCTGGCGCGGCTGCCGGCGGAGACGCCCGGTGTGGATAGCGACGGGCTATCTTGCGATAATGGCGCGGTCCCGAAGGCGTGCGTGACGAGGAAACGCCATACACGGGTGAAATGCCCTTTCGAAGAAGTGATCGCGGCGGATGCCACCCCCCTGGAATCGGAGGTCGCCGGCCTCATCGTGGAGACGCTCGACCTCAAGATCGAGCCCGCGCACATCGAGCCTGAGGCGCCCTTGTTTGGCGCCGGTCTCGGTCTCGATTCCATCGACGCCTTGGAGCTGTCTCTCGCCATCTCGCGCGCTTATGGTTACCGGTTGCGCTCCGACGACCCCCACATCACCGAGACCTTTTCGTCGCTCAGGGCGCTGTGTAGCGCCATCGCGCGCTGTCGTACCAAGTGAGGCGCATGGTACCCATGAACACACTCCCCTTGCTCGGTCCTGCTGACCTCGATGCGGCAATGGCCTACACGGAGGGCGAGCCGTATACCCGGGCCCAGTTCCTCGCACAGGTCATCGCGCTTGCTAACGAGCTGCCGGACCGGCCCGCGGCCCTCAACCTCGTCCGGGACCGATATCACTTCCTCGTCACCTTCGCGGCCGCCCTGCTGCGCGGGCAGACCACCCTCCTGCCGCCCACCCGGGCACCGACGGCTTTGGCGGGGCTCGCGCAGCGGTACCCCGCGAGTTACTGCCTGACGGACGGACCCGAAACCGTAGAGGCGCTTGCTGCCTTTCACTACCTCCCGGCTGATCGGCCGAGCCAGGAACTGCGCATCCCGGAGATCCCCAGTGATCAGACCGCTGCCGTGGTCTTCACCTCCGGTACCAGCGGCGTGCCGAAAGTGAACCAGAAGACCTGGGAGGCGCTCAGCATCGTGGCCCGCCGCACTGCCGTGCGCTTCGGACTCACCGATCCGCCGGCCGTTACCGTGGTGGCGACCGTACCGCACCACCACATGTTCGGCCTGGAAACCTCGATC
This window of the Pseudomonadota bacterium genome carries:
- a CDS encoding phosphopantetheine-binding protein → MESEVAGLIVETLDLKIEPAHIEPEAPLFGAGLGLDSIDALELSLAISRAYGYRLRSDDPHITETFSSLRALCSAIARCRTK